In Gadus chalcogrammus isolate NIFS_2021 chromosome 23, NIFS_Gcha_1.0, whole genome shotgun sequence, a genomic segment contains:
- the LOC130377339 gene encoding NACHT, LRR and PYD domains-containing protein 12-like isoform X9, producing MRKGRRGLLPLKPLCLGNMAARAKLREQQERADSPGPSCVSLKSDWSMDDPHNFRDGNQSIKKRRVQQEREDSPGPRCVSMKSDRSMGHPPDLKDGRPSREERFQKERADSPGPSCVSMKSNWSMNRPPDLKDGRPSREERRPQERSKVTSAQSVQQNQTELIKRAEENAHTFLDKELKKLWRDLFSDHPQCSESQREEEDGKNEEQRRRAIEGVVDITKLCLMEMNQEELAYKLGSGAVAVQWQHELKAHLKKKFYCVFEGIARAGEQRPLNEIYIELFITERGSGEVNMEHEVRLIEKASRKTGNEETPIRCEDIFKPLPGQDKPIRTIMTTGVAGIGKTVLTHKFTLDWAEGKANHDIDFTFLLTFKELNLLKGKEFSLLELLHQCSVETKESGIYRYDHDQVVFILDGLDECRLPLDFQNNPIWTDVTEPTSVEVLLTNIIRGFLLPSARIWITTRPAAANQIPAECVDMVTEVRGFNDPQKEEYFRKRFREGTMATTIISHIKKSRSLHIMCHIPVFCWITAAVLEDFFKTSQRGEEVPKTVTQMYSHFLRVQSTQGDRKYHGRTETDPHWSSESREIIVSLGKLAFNQLEKGQLIFYEADLAECGIDIRAASVYSGVFTQIFKEECGLHQDRMFCFVHLSIQEFLAALFVFLSYIEHGVNRLLEEQPTSRDAELLLLYQSAVDKALQSENGHLDLFLRFLLGLSLETNQILLQGLLRPRGSKLLVNLTKNDPPEQTGRRSRINTQIVHYIKEKMGGDLSQERSINLFHCLNELNDSSLVEEIQQYLTSGRLSTESLSSAQWSALVFILLTSEEQLDVFYLKKYSASDEGLLGLLPVIKASKTSLLNGCKLSERCCKALASVLSSNSSSLRELDLSNNDLKDSGVKLLSAGLGSPHCTLETLRLNCCGLSKGCCEALVSALSSNSSSLRELDLSSNDLQDSGVKLLSAGLRSPHCTLGTLRLNSCNLSEGCCEALASVLSSNSSSLRVLDLSTNDLQDSGVKLLSAGLGSPHCTLETLRLNVCHLSERCCEALASVLSSNSSRLRELDLSTNDLQDSGVKLLSAGLRSPHCTLETLRLSGCQVTQEGCASLASALSSNPSHLRELDLSYNHPGDSGATLLSAGLEDPHWRLDALSVEHSGVWRLKPALKKYACELTLDPNTAQRRLSLSEDSRKVTLAGEDQSYPDHPERFDTLHQLLCREGLNGRCYWEEEWEGRVNIGVAYRGMTRRGMASEAWFGWNNKSWCLVCDDDNAAAAYIARHNGSSTSIRPPPPHSNRVGVYLDRPAGSLSFYRVSPGGGGSSDTLTHIHTFQSTFTQEVLLPGVGLRKPGYVSLVPQRLWECPL from the exons atgaggaaagggaggagggggctcctacctctaaaaccactctgtctggggaacatggccgcaagagcaaagctaagag agcagcaggagagagcagactcccctggacccagctgtgtctccttgaagagtgactggtctatggatGATCCTCATAACTTtagagatggaaatcagtctattaagaagag aagagtccagcaggagagagaagactcccctggacccagatgtgtctccatgaagagcgaCCGCTCTATGGGTCATCCTCCTgaccttaaagatggacgcccctccagagaggaaaG attccagaaggagagagcggactcccctggacccagctgtgtctccatgaagagcaaCTGGTCTATGAATCGTCCTCCTgaccttaaagatggacgcccctccagagaggagag GCGACCccaggagaggtcaaaggttaccagtgctcagtctgtacagcagaatcaaacagagctgatcaag agggctgaggagaacgcacacacctttctagacaaggagctgaagaagctctggagggatctcttctcagatcacccacaatgctcagagagtcagagggaggaggaggatggtaagaacgaggagcagaggaggcgcgccatagagggagtggtagacatcacaaagctctgcctgatggagatgaaccaggaggaactggcctaCAAGCTGGGGAGTG GAGCTGTTGCGGTCCAGTGGCAACATGAACTCAAGGCTCATCTGAAGAAGAAGTTCtactgtgtgtttgagggaatcgctagagcaggagagcagagacctctgaatgagatctacatagagctcttcatcacagagagaggcagtggagaggtcaacatgGAACATGAGGTAAGACTGATTGAAAAGGCATCCAGGAAAACAGGCAATgaggaaacaccaatcagatgtgaagacatctttaaacccttacctggacaagataaaccaatcagaacaataatgacaaccggagtggccggcattggtaaaactgtcttaacacacaagttcactctggactgggccgaaggcaaagccaaccacgacatagacttcacatttctcctcactttcaaagagctgaatttactgaaagggaaagagtttagcttactggaacttcttcatcagtGTTCTGTTGAAACCAAAGAATCAGGAATCTACAGATACGACCATGACCAAgtagtcttcatcttggatggtctggatgagtgtcgacttcctctggacttccagaacaacccgatCTGGACGGATGTCACCGAGCCGACCTCAGTGGaggtgctgctgacaaacatcatcaggggattcctgcttccctctgcccgcatctggataaccacacgccctgcggcagccaatcagatccctgctgagtgtgttgacatggtgactgaggtgagagggttcaacgacccacagaaggaggagtacttcaggaagagattcagagaggggACAATGGCCACCACAATCATCTCTCACATCAAGAAAtctcgaagcctccacatcatgtgtcacatcccagtcttctgttggatcactgctgcAGTTCTAGAGgacttcttcaaaacatcccagagaggtgaagaggtgcccaagaccgtgactcagatgtacagccacttcctgagggttcagtccacacagggagacaggaagTATCATGGTCGAACTGAAACCGATCCACACTGGAGTtcggagagcagggagatcattgtttctctggggaaactggcttttaaccagctggagaaaggccagctgatcttctacgaggcagacttGGCAGAGTGTGgcatcgatatcagagcagcctcagtgtactcaggagtgttcacccagatctttaaagaggagtgtggacTGCACCAGGACAGgatgttctgctttgtccatctgagcatccaggagtttctggctgccctttttgtctttctgtcctaCATCGAACATGGTGTCAACCGGCTCTTAGAAGAACAGCCAACCTCCAGGGAtgctgaactcctcctcctctaccagagtgctgtggacaaggccttacagagtgagaacggacacctggacttgttcctccgctttctcctgggcctctctctagagaccaatcagattctcCTACAAGGTCTGCTGAGACCAAGAGGAAGTAAATTATTGGTCAATCTAACTAAAAATGATCCACCAGAacagacaggaaggaggtcacgGATCAATACCCAAATAGTCcattacatcaaggagaagatggGTGGAGACCTTTCTcaagagagaagcatcaatctgttccactgtctgaatgagctgaatgacagttctctagtggaggagatccaacagtacctgacatcaggaagacTCTCCACAgaatctctctcctctgctcagtggtcagctctggtcttcatcttactgacatcagaagagcagctggacgtgttttacctgaagaaatactctgcttctgACGAGGGTCTTCTTGGGCTGCTGCCAGtgatcaaagcctccaaaacatctct tcTGAATGGCTGtaagctgtcagagagatgctgtaaagctctggcctcagttctcagctccaactcctctagtctgagagagctggacctgagtaacaatgatctgaaggattcaggagtgaagctgctctctgctggacttgggagtccacactgtacactggaaactctcag gctgaatTGCTGTGGgctgtcaaagggatgctgtgaagctctggtctcagctctcagctccaactcctctagtctgagagagctggacctgagttccaatgatctgcaggattcaggagtgaagctgctctctgctggactgaggagtccacactgtacactgggaactctcag GCTGAATAGCTGTAATCTGTCAGagggatgctgtgaagctctggcctcagttctcagctccaactcttCTAGTCTGAGAgtgctggacctgagtaccaatgatctgcaggattcaggagtgaagctgctctctgctggattggggagtccacactgtacactggaaactctcag gctgaatgtctgtcatctgtcagagagatgctgtgaagctctggcctcagttctcagctccaactcttctcgtctgagagagctggacctgagtaccaatgatctgcaggattcaggagtgaagctgctctctgctggactgaggagtccacactgtacactggaaactctcag gttgtctggctgccaggtcacacaggaaggctgtgcttctctggcctccgctttgagctccaacccctcccatctgagagagctggacctgagctacaatcacccaggagactcaggagctacgcttctctctgctggactggaggatccgcACTGGAGACTGGAcgctctcag tgtggagcacagTGGAGTGTGGAgactgaaaccagctctaaagaagt atgcctgtgaactcacactggacccaaacacagcccagagacgactctctctgtctgaggacagcaGAAAGGTGACGCTGgctggagaggaccagtcgtatccggatcacccagagaggTTTGACACCCTGCACCAGTTGTTGTGTAGAGAGGGTCTGAATGGCCGCTGCTACTGGGAGGAAGAGTGGGAAGGACGGGTTAATATAGGAGTGGCATACAGAGGAATGACAAGGAGAGGAATGGCTAGTGAGGCCTGGTTTGgatggaacaacaagtcctggtgTCTTGTTTGTGATGACGacaatgctgctgctgcctacATTGCCCGTCACAATGGTAGTTCAACATCCatacgtccccccccccctcactctaaCAGAGTAGgggtgtatctggaccggcctgctggctctctgtccttctacagagtgtccccaggtggaggggggtcctcagacacactgacacacatccacaccttccagtccaccttcacccaggaggtccTCCTCCCTGGGGTTGGGTTACGTAAGCCTGGTTACGTAAGCCTGGttcctcagcgtctctgggaGTGTCCATTGTag
- the LOC130377339 gene encoding NACHT, LRR and PYD domains-containing protein 12-like isoform X8: MDEEREEGAPTSKTTLSGEHGRKSKAKSPEQQERADSPGPSCVSLKSDWSMDDPHNFRDGNQSIKKRRVQQEREDSPGPRCVSMKSDRSMGHPPDLKDGRPSREERFQKERADSPGPSCVSMKSNWSMNRPPDLKDGRPSREERRPQERSKVTSAQSVQQNQTELIKRAEENAHTFLDKELKKLWRDLFSDHPQCSESQREEEDGKNEEQRRRAIEGVVDITKLCLMEMNQEELAYKLGSGAVAVQWQHELKAHLKKKFYCVFEGIARAGEQRPLNEIYIELFITERGSGEVNMEHEVRLIEKASRKTGNEETPIRCEDIFKPLPGQDKPIRTIMTTGVAGIGKTVLTHKFTLDWAEGKANHDIDFTFLLTFKELNLLKGKEFSLLELLHQCSVETKESGIYRYDHDQVVFILDGLDECRLPLDFQNNPIWTDVTEPTSVEVLLTNIIRGFLLPSARIWITTRPAAANQIPAECVDMVTEVRGFNDPQKEEYFRKRFREGTMATTIISHIKKSRSLHIMCHIPVFCWITAAVLEDFFKTSQRGEEVPKTVTQMYSHFLRVQSTQGDRKYHGRTETDPHWSSESREIIVSLGKLAFNQLEKGQLIFYEADLAECGIDIRAASVYSGVFTQIFKEECGLHQDRMFCFVHLSIQEFLAALFVFLSYIEHGVNRLLEEQPTSRDAELLLLYQSAVDKALQSENGHLDLFLRFLLGLSLETNQILLQGLLRPRGSKLLVNLTKNDPPEQTGRRSRINTQIVHYIKEKMGGDLSQERSINLFHCLNELNDSSLVEEIQQYLTSGRLSTESLSSAQWSALVFILLTSEEQLDVFYLKKYSASDEGLLGLLPVIKASKTSLLNGCKLSERCCKALASVLSSNSSSLRELDLSNNDLKDSGVKLLSAGLGSPHCTLETLRLNCCGLSKGCCEALVSALSSNSSSLRELDLSSNDLQDSGVKLLSAGLRSPHCTLGTLRLNSCNLSEGCCEALASVLSSNSSSLRVLDLSTNDLQDSGVKLLSAGLGSPHCTLETLRLNVCHLSERCCEALASVLSSNSSRLRELDLSTNDLQDSGVKLLSAGLRSPHCTLETLRLSGCQVTQEGCASLASALSSNPSHLRELDLSYNHPGDSGATLLSAGLEDPHWRLDALSVEHSGVWRLKPALKKYACELTLDPNTAQRRLSLSEDSRKVTLAGEDQSYPDHPERFDTLHQLLCREGLNGRCYWEEEWEGRVNIGVAYRGMTRRGMASEAWFGWNNKSWCLVCDDDNAAAAYIARHNGSSTSIRPPPPHSNRVGVYLDRPAGSLSFYRVSPGGGGSSDTLTHIHTFQSTFTQEVLLPGVGLRKPGYVSLVPQRLWECPL; this comes from the exons atggatgaggaaagggaggagggggctcctacctctaaaaccactctgtctggggaacatggccgcaagagcaaagctaagag cccagagcagcaggagagagcagactcccctggacccagctgtgtctccttgaagagtgactggtctatggatGATCCTCATAACTTtagagatggaaatcagtctattaagaagag aagagtccagcaggagagagaagactcccctggacccagatgtgtctccatgaagagcgaCCGCTCTATGGGTCATCCTCCTgaccttaaagatggacgcccctccagagaggaaaG attccagaaggagagagcggactcccctggacccagctgtgtctccatgaagagcaaCTGGTCTATGAATCGTCCTCCTgaccttaaagatggacgcccctccagagaggagag GCGACCccaggagaggtcaaaggttaccagtgctcagtctgtacagcagaatcaaacagagctgatcaag agggctgaggagaacgcacacacctttctagacaaggagctgaagaagctctggagggatctcttctcagatcacccacaatgctcagagagtcagagggaggaggaggatggtaagaacgaggagcagaggaggcgcgccatagagggagtggtagacatcacaaagctctgcctgatggagatgaaccaggaggaactggcctaCAAGCTGGGGAGTG GAGCTGTTGCGGTCCAGTGGCAACATGAACTCAAGGCTCATCTGAAGAAGAAGTTCtactgtgtgtttgagggaatcgctagagcaggagagcagagacctctgaatgagatctacatagagctcttcatcacagagagaggcagtggagaggtcaacatgGAACATGAGGTAAGACTGATTGAAAAGGCATCCAGGAAAACAGGCAATgaggaaacaccaatcagatgtgaagacatctttaaacccttacctggacaagataaaccaatcagaacaataatgacaaccggagtggccggcattggtaaaactgtcttaacacacaagttcactctggactgggccgaaggcaaagccaaccacgacatagacttcacatttctcctcactttcaaagagctgaatttactgaaagggaaagagtttagcttactggaacttcttcatcagtGTTCTGTTGAAACCAAAGAATCAGGAATCTACAGATACGACCATGACCAAgtagtcttcatcttggatggtctggatgagtgtcgacttcctctggacttccagaacaacccgatCTGGACGGATGTCACCGAGCCGACCTCAGTGGaggtgctgctgacaaacatcatcaggggattcctgcttccctctgcccgcatctggataaccacacgccctgcggcagccaatcagatccctgctgagtgtgttgacatggtgactgaggtgagagggttcaacgacccacagaaggaggagtacttcaggaagagattcagagaggggACAATGGCCACCACAATCATCTCTCACATCAAGAAAtctcgaagcctccacatcatgtgtcacatcccagtcttctgttggatcactgctgcAGTTCTAGAGgacttcttcaaaacatcccagagaggtgaagaggtgcccaagaccgtgactcagatgtacagccacttcctgagggttcagtccacacagggagacaggaagTATCATGGTCGAACTGAAACCGATCCACACTGGAGTtcggagagcagggagatcattgtttctctggggaaactggcttttaaccagctggagaaaggccagctgatcttctacgaggcagacttGGCAGAGTGTGgcatcgatatcagagcagcctcagtgtactcaggagtgttcacccagatctttaaagaggagtgtggacTGCACCAGGACAGgatgttctgctttgtccatctgagcatccaggagtttctggctgccctttttgtctttctgtcctaCATCGAACATGGTGTCAACCGGCTCTTAGAAGAACAGCCAACCTCCAGGGAtgctgaactcctcctcctctaccagagtgctgtggacaaggccttacagagtgagaacggacacctggacttgttcctccgctttctcctgggcctctctctagagaccaatcagattctcCTACAAGGTCTGCTGAGACCAAGAGGAAGTAAATTATTGGTCAATCTAACTAAAAATGATCCACCAGAacagacaggaaggaggtcacgGATCAATACCCAAATAGTCcattacatcaaggagaagatggGTGGAGACCTTTCTcaagagagaagcatcaatctgttccactgtctgaatgagctgaatgacagttctctagtggaggagatccaacagtacctgacatcaggaagacTCTCCACAgaatctctctcctctgctcagtggtcagctctggtcttcatcttactgacatcagaagagcagctggacgtgttttacctgaagaaatactctgcttctgACGAGGGTCTTCTTGGGCTGCTGCCAGtgatcaaagcctccaaaacatctct tcTGAATGGCTGtaagctgtcagagagatgctgtaaagctctggcctcagttctcagctccaactcctctagtctgagagagctggacctgagtaacaatgatctgaaggattcaggagtgaagctgctctctgctggacttgggagtccacactgtacactggaaactctcag gctgaatTGCTGTGGgctgtcaaagggatgctgtgaagctctggtctcagctctcagctccaactcctctagtctgagagagctggacctgagttccaatgatctgcaggattcaggagtgaagctgctctctgctggactgaggagtccacactgtacactgggaactctcag GCTGAATAGCTGTAATCTGTCAGagggatgctgtgaagctctggcctcagttctcagctccaactcttCTAGTCTGAGAgtgctggacctgagtaccaatgatctgcaggattcaggagtgaagctgctctctgctggattggggagtccacactgtacactggaaactctcag gctgaatgtctgtcatctgtcagagagatgctgtgaagctctggcctcagttctcagctccaactcttctcgtctgagagagctggacctgagtaccaatgatctgcaggattcaggagtgaagctgctctctgctggactgaggagtccacactgtacactggaaactctcag gttgtctggctgccaggtcacacaggaaggctgtgcttctctggcctccgctttgagctccaacccctcccatctgagagagctggacctgagctacaatcacccaggagactcaggagctacgcttctctctgctggactggaggatccgcACTGGAGACTGGAcgctctcag tgtggagcacagTGGAGTGTGGAgactgaaaccagctctaaagaagt atgcctgtgaactcacactggacccaaacacagcccagagacgactctctctgtctgaggacagcaGAAAGGTGACGCTGgctggagaggaccagtcgtatccggatcacccagagaggTTTGACACCCTGCACCAGTTGTTGTGTAGAGAGGGTCTGAATGGCCGCTGCTACTGGGAGGAAGAGTGGGAAGGACGGGTTAATATAGGAGTGGCATACAGAGGAATGACAAGGAGAGGAATGGCTAGTGAGGCCTGGTTTGgatggaacaacaagtcctggtgTCTTGTTTGTGATGACGacaatgctgctgctgcctacATTGCCCGTCACAATGGTAGTTCAACATCCatacgtccccccccccctcactctaaCAGAGTAGgggtgtatctggaccggcctgctggctctctgtccttctacagagtgtccccaggtggaggggggtcctcagacacactgacacacatccacaccttccagtccaccttcacccaggaggtccTCCTCCCTGGGGTTGGGTTACGTAAGCCTGGTTACGTAAGCCTGGttcctcagcgtctctgggaGTGTCCATTGTag